The following are encoded in a window of Flavobacteriales bacterium genomic DNA:
- a CDS encoding molybdopterin-dependent oxidoreductase produces MTRMPDARAKAEATPITATGTDVAYINGEAHPIIQGETILDLLRRTMGPEPVPTLCDAPNLEPFGSCRVCSVEVALAADGPTRVMASCHTPVAKGQFITTHSERMKRLRKNIVELVLTSYPVEKLKTEDHGANELYNVVQQIDFDVDSVRYPKGAHPLDAAGPDARFAKDTSHPYMVSDLESCINCYRCVRACDEVQGEMVLTMAGRGFNSWIAKGTGESFKDSDCVSCGACAQACPTSAITDVFKSKETKADEVVRTICTYCGVGCNLEVKVKDGRVAAITAPYNAASNQGHTCLKGRYAFRFYDHPERLRTPLIRKNGELVPATWDEAYNYIADRFAEIVEKHGGDAIGGVSSARCPNEENYLMQKFFRVQAGTNNIDSCARVCHSPTALGMQKTFGTGAATNSIIDLEYTDTIMVIGANPTDAHPVTGAKIKQQIMKGKTLIVIDPRRTELARYAQFHLQLKPGTNVALLNLFMHYIVSEGLVKQEFIDMRTEGWEDFKRELLTVDIAAMERETGVDRELVRKAAIAYASSANAMSFHGLGVTEHFQGTFTVMQIADIAMMTGNIGRRGVGVNPLRGQNNVQGAADMGCQPHQGAGYFAVDNPEYAELYNTFYGVDVPSHVGWKIPQMYDAAIAGKLKAMWVIGEDMGQTDPNTNHVRKALGALELFVVQELFMTETAKLAHVVLPGASFLEKSGTFTNGERRIQRVNAAVPPVEGTKPDGQIICDIMERYAKKTGRASGNQYGLTPGPSPKERGEMPGTGNVGSERGAKFGVYDPSWVLTEISRIVPFFKGVKWDELGINGKQWPVAEDGKGTEILHTETFKRGRGQFIFNAWEKSPEVRTNEQDYPYIITTNRELEHYNCGAMTRRTGNGEILTEDVLLINPEDAARNGIAEGDMVCVESPRGKVDIKARITDEVKPGILSSTFHFPEIMLNIITSSVSDSLAMCPEYKVVTCRIRKAKKAHLRKAGEVVEKA; encoded by the coding sequence ATGACCCGGATGCCCGATGCCCGCGCCAAAGCCGAGGCCACGCCCATCACCGCCACCGGCACCGACGTCGCCTACATCAACGGCGAGGCGCACCCCATCATCCAGGGCGAGACCATCCTCGACCTGCTGCGCCGCACCATGGGTCCCGAGCCGGTACCTACGCTCTGCGACGCGCCCAACCTGGAGCCTTTCGGAAGCTGCCGCGTGTGCAGCGTGGAGGTGGCACTTGCGGCCGACGGTCCCACCCGCGTGATGGCCAGTTGTCACACGCCCGTGGCCAAGGGGCAGTTCATCACCACCCACAGCGAGCGCATGAAGCGCCTGCGCAAGAACATCGTGGAACTGGTGCTCACCAGCTACCCGGTGGAGAAGCTGAAGACCGAGGACCACGGCGCCAACGAGCTCTACAACGTGGTGCAGCAGATCGACTTCGATGTGGACAGCGTGCGCTACCCCAAGGGCGCACACCCGCTGGATGCCGCCGGTCCGGATGCGCGCTTCGCGAAGGACACCAGCCACCCCTACATGGTGAGCGACCTGGAGAGCTGCATCAACTGCTACCGCTGCGTGCGCGCCTGCGACGAGGTGCAGGGTGAGATGGTGCTCACCATGGCCGGACGCGGCTTCAACAGCTGGATCGCGAAGGGCACCGGCGAAAGCTTCAAGGACAGCGACTGCGTGAGCTGCGGCGCCTGTGCACAGGCCTGCCCCACCAGCGCCATCACTGATGTGTTCAAGAGCAAAGAGACGAAGGCCGATGAAGTGGTGCGCACCATCTGCACCTACTGCGGCGTGGGTTGCAACCTGGAGGTGAAGGTGAAGGACGGTCGCGTGGCCGCCATCACAGCACCCTACAATGCGGCATCGAACCAGGGACACACCTGTTTGAAAGGCCGCTACGCCTTCCGCTTCTACGACCACCCGGAACGGTTGCGCACACCGCTGATCCGCAAGAACGGAGAACTCGTTCCCGCTACTTGGGATGAAGCCTATAACTACATCGCGGACCGTTTCGCAGAGATCGTGGAGAAGCACGGCGGCGATGCCATCGGTGGCGTCAGCAGCGCGCGCTGCCCCAACGAGGAGAATTACCTGATGCAGAAATTCTTCCGCGTACAGGCCGGCACCAACAACATCGACAGCTGCGCACGTGTGTGCCACAGCCCCACGGCCCTCGGCATGCAGAAGACCTTCGGCACGGGCGCGGCGACGAACAGCATCATCGACTTGGAGTACACCGACACCATCATGGTGATCGGCGCCAACCCCACCGACGCGCACCCGGTGACCGGCGCCAAGATCAAGCAGCAGATCATGAAGGGCAAGACGCTCATCGTGATCGACCCGCGCCGCACCGAGCTGGCACGTTACGCGCAGTTCCACCTACAGCTGAAGCCGGGCACCAACGTGGCGCTGCTCAACCTATTCATGCACTACATCGTGAGCGAGGGGCTGGTGAAGCAGGAGTTCATCGACATGCGCACGGAGGGTTGGGAGGACTTCAAGCGTGAGCTGCTCACCGTGGACATCGCCGCCATGGAGCGCGAGACCGGCGTGGACCGCGAGCTGGTGCGCAAGGCCGCCATCGCCTACGCCAGCTCAGCGAACGCCATGAGCTTCCACGGCCTGGGCGTCACCGAACATTTCCAGGGCACCTTCACCGTGATGCAGATCGCCGACATCGCCATGATGACCGGCAACATCGGTCGCCGCGGCGTGGGCGTGAACCCCCTGCGCGGACAGAACAACGTGCAGGGCGCCGCCGACATGGGCTGCCAGCCCCACCAAGGCGCCGGCTACTTCGCGGTGGACAATCCCGAGTACGCGGAGCTCTACAACACTTTCTACGGCGTGGACGTGCCCAGCCACGTCGGCTGGAAGATCCCCCAGATGTACGATGCCGCGATCGCCGGCAAGCTCAAGGCCATGTGGGTGATCGGCGAGGACATGGGCCAGACGGACCCCAACACCAACCACGTGCGCAAGGCCCTCGGCGCGCTCGAACTCTTCGTGGTGCAGGAGCTCTTCATGACCGAGACCGCCAAGCTCGCTCACGTGGTGCTGCCCGGCGCCAGCTTCTTGGAGAAGAGCGGCACCTTCACCAACGGCGAGCGCCGCATCCAACGTGTCAACGCTGCCGTGCCACCCGTGGAAGGCACCAAGCCCGATGGCCAGATCATCTGCGACATCATGGAGCGTTATGCGAAGAAGACCGGTCGCGCGAGTGGGAACCAATACGGCCTCACCCCCGGCCCCTCTCCCAAGGAGAGGGGGGAAATGCCCGGTACCGGAAACGTAGGCAGTGAGCGAGGAGCCAAGTTCGGTGTATATGATCCAAGCTGGGTGCTCACCGAGATCAGCCGCATCGTGCCTTTCTTCAAGGGTGTGAAGTGGGACGAGCTCGGCATCAACGGCAAGCAGTGGCCCGTGGCCGAGGACGGCAAAGGCACCGAGATCCTGCACACCGAGACCTTCAAGCGCGGTCGCGGCCAGTTCATCTTCAACGCCTGGGAGAAGAGTCCCGAGGTGCGCACGAATGAGCAGGACTATCCCTACATCATCACCACCAACCGCGAGCTGGAGCACTACAACTGCGGCGCCATGACGCGGCGTACCGGCAACGGCGAGATCCTCACCGAGGACGTGCTCCTCATCAACCCCGAGGATGCCGCCAGGAACGGCATCGCCGAGGGCGACATGGTGTGCGTGGAAAGCCCGCGCGGCAAGGTGGACATCAAGGCCCGCATCACCGATGAAGTGAAGCCCGGCATTCTCAGCAGCACCTTCCACTTCCCGGAGATCATGTTGAACATCATAACCAGCAGCGTGAGCGACAGTCTGGCGATGTGCCCGGAGTACAAGGTGGTGACGTGTCGGATCCGGAAGGCGAAGAAGGCGCATTTGCGGAAGGCGGGGGAGGTGGTGGAGAAGGCTTAG
- a CDS encoding VCBS repeat-containing protein has product MKHLLPLLLLISATQWLHGQNTCNTALPVEVGTYVVPGIDGDPPIPSCIGGGNANNGEWYVFWSTANQNLVVSSDLPGNGNVDTRVQIYIGACGALSCVGGDDDGGTGFLSHVTVPVNANTLYYIVWDNRYSSAGFSFSVSVGSQPPPANGPTFTAQPGFTGSSPLAIVDMNGDHLDDVVIVGSNFVIMHHQQPGGGFLPVNIPTPPALHTPSWSLAAGDLTGNGRNDLMYGGGQGVSFMFQNASGTGFTHQGFPQYIFSQRTNMVDLNNDGLLDAFVCHDVDANVYFLNGVQGTPGILTYYQGGMGSTCGNYGSIFTDVDNDGLVDCFVAKCGCDPVDLMMLNNGNLSWTNIAAPNGMADNHQSWSSAWGDFDNDGDMDVLIGSSSSNYHKLMRNNGNGTFTNVTAGSGFDAFLGTSIEWTTHDFDNDGFLDIMGGGRLMMGNGDLTFNLRPGNISNGPIGDLNNDGFLDYTNGTTAYFNNGNDNHWLKVVTVGTVSNINGIGARVEVLTAQGMQIRDIRSGDGFKFMSSLTGHFGLGQATQIEQVTVYWPSGIVQTIHEPAIDQMLVIVEGVGTDVTGISAEETLGLYPNPTGQWIGWNDRLDLGGGRMRILDAAGQIVLEGSIATTQVDVSSLPAGVYLFRAEKEGRVLIERFVKR; this is encoded by the coding sequence ATGAAACACCTCCTACCCCTGCTTCTGCTGATTTCCGCCACGCAATGGCTCCATGGCCAGAACACCTGCAACACGGCCCTGCCGGTGGAGGTGGGCACCTACGTGGTGCCGGGCATCGATGGTGATCCACCCATCCCCTCCTGCATCGGTGGGGGCAACGCCAACAACGGCGAGTGGTACGTCTTCTGGTCCACCGCCAACCAGAACCTGGTGGTGTCCAGCGACCTGCCCGGCAATGGCAACGTGGACACCCGCGTGCAGATCTACATCGGTGCCTGCGGTGCGCTCAGTTGCGTAGGCGGGGATGACGACGGCGGTACGGGCTTCCTGAGCCACGTGACCGTGCCGGTGAACGCCAACACCCTGTACTACATCGTCTGGGACAATCGCTACTCCTCCGCCGGTTTCTCCTTCTCCGTAAGCGTGGGCTCACAACCCCCGCCGGCCAATGGGCCCACCTTCACCGCGCAACCCGGCTTCACCGGCAGTTCGCCGCTGGCCATCGTGGACATGAACGGCGACCACCTGGACGACGTGGTGATCGTGGGGTCCAACTTCGTGATCATGCACCACCAACAGCCCGGCGGCGGCTTCCTCCCGGTCAACATCCCCACGCCGCCCGCCCTGCACACCCCGAGTTGGAGCCTGGCCGCGGGCGACCTCACCGGCAATGGCCGCAACGACCTGATGTACGGCGGTGGCCAGGGCGTGTCGTTCATGTTCCAGAACGCATCGGGCACGGGCTTCACCCATCAGGGTTTCCCGCAGTACATCTTCAGCCAGCGCACCAACATGGTTGACCTGAACAACGATGGGCTTCTCGATGCCTTCGTGTGCCACGATGTGGACGCGAACGTGTACTTCCTCAATGGCGTCCAGGGCACACCCGGCATCCTCACCTACTACCAGGGCGGCATGGGAAGCACCTGCGGCAACTACGGATCGATCTTCACCGATGTGGACAACGACGGGCTGGTGGACTGCTTCGTGGCCAAGTGCGGCTGCGACCCGGTGGACCTGATGATGCTCAACAACGGCAACCTCTCCTGGACGAACATCGCGGCGCCCAATGGCATGGCGGACAACCACCAGAGCTGGAGCAGCGCCTGGGGCGATTTCGACAACGACGGCGACATGGACGTGCTGATCGGCAGCAGCTCCAGCAACTACCACAAGCTGATGCGCAACAACGGCAACGGCACCTTCACCAATGTCACCGCCGGATCGGGCTTCGACGCCTTCCTGGGCACCTCCATCGAGTGGACCACGCATGACTTCGACAACGATGGCTTCCTGGACATCATGGGCGGTGGCCGCCTGATGATGGGCAACGGCGATCTCACCTTCAACCTGCGCCCGGGCAACATCAGCAACGGACCCATCGGCGACCTGAACAACGATGGTTTCCTCGACTACACCAACGGCACCACGGCCTACTTCAACAACGGCAACGACAACCACTGGCTGAAGGTGGTGACGGTGGGCACGGTGAGCAATATCAACGGCATAGGCGCCCGTGTGGAGGTCCTCACCGCCCAGGGCATGCAGATCCGCGACATCCGCAGCGGCGACGGCTTCAAATTCATGAGCAGCCTCACGGGCCATTTCGGTCTTGGGCAGGCCACGCAGATCGAACAGGTGACCGTGTACTGGCCCTCGGGTATCGTGCAGACCATCCACGAACCGGCCATCGACCAGATGCTGGTGATCGTGGAGGGCGTGGGCACCGACGTGACGGGTATCTCCGCGGAAGAGACCCTGGGCCTGTATCCCAATCCCACCGGTCAGTGGATCGGCTGGAACGATCGACTCGACCTCGGCGGTGGCCGCATGCGCATCCTGGATGCCGCCGGACAGATCGTACTGGAGGGCTCCATCGCCACCACGCAGGTGGACGTGTCCTCCCTGCCCGCCGGCGTGTACCTCTTCCGTGCGGAGAAGGAAGGCCGCGTGCTGATCGAGCGCTTCGTGAAACGCTGA
- a CDS encoding GxxExxY protein, translating into MDIRDPQTHAIIGAAMTVHSELGPGFLESVYHQAMAIEMTLLDIPFEREVMLPVFYKGQRLDAFFRADFICYGEVVVEL; encoded by the coding sequence ATGGATATACGCGACCCGCAGACGCACGCCATCATCGGCGCTGCCATGACCGTCCACTCCGAACTGGGGCCGGGGTTCCTGGAGAGCGTCTATCACCAAGCGATGGCCATTGAAATGACGCTCCTCGACATTCCATTCGAACGGGAAGTGATGCTGCCCGTCTTCTACAAAGGCCAGCGGCTCGATGCGTTCTTCCGCGCCGACTTCATCTGCTATGGCGAGGTCGTTGTGGAACTGTAA
- a CDS encoding GxxExxY protein — translation MSNTTKADEAQLLHYLKTTDLQRGLLLNFGAKSLQYHRKVLGYEE, via the coding sequence ATCAGCAACACGACCAAGGCCGACGAAGCACAACTCCTCCACTACCTCAAGACAACGGACCTGCAACGCGGCCTACTGCTGAACTTCGGAGCCAAGAGCCTGCAATACCACCGGAAAGTATTGGGTTACGAGGAATGA
- a CDS encoding DUF4011 domain-containing protein, whose protein sequence is MILKTMLDRLHASLTSGPSLNARPHNSRQRMDVMELQHLKSINPAKLIATLLNGKGVTEVPAKVPVFVKPEVPEEQWSDEQKKAKALHDRQARVLNKLREIAEDANDYYNDHGEQALFIGFPLVSIPSRSDRGAATKRVLAPALLLPINMRVRRGAGAGVTIELIGDGADLIQPNPGLLAWIEQQTGKNTDDLFADDAGEEPWREIAEVLARIEQAAGIDKPAPFTSDSLLQAAPKTEDLPNEPVVLPSAVLGLFPLTNPGLLRDTKWMLEKEVELIGPVKAFLTPDALAEPEDIILPEVVEHENTISGVPTPTKDFSNELLVTHADPCQAEAVHHARMSQALVVHGPPGTGKSQTIANIIGDHLAREQRVLFVCDKRTALDVVKYRLDSMGLGGLCGVVHDPQRDRKDLYLKMREQLEQLAEEKPLPDPASTLSLINDRLNLLHRELRGYFDRLHIEATDSPSFHRLCGDWLELHLNEVATLPVVAGLTAELIERNRTDIEEITKRAIKARWPESPLRDSLRMTLLEYQSIDVRRLNADLADAMKAALMIDAEHGQNELPLPEVEPFDRIAEARKSLAEAMTKATAQAPLELVGPIQQLSDRSVLTKEIELHQKDLGPLERALDREIHLQLGGRAPELTVCNQHLLRIKEWEVVSTSWRRWFAGKVKRAAKEALEPLGLGLLQEDIQRAKAYLEGSRVRHIWTDLYSRTAGSTGSTSLDDQTLLRFAKGAPGLCALMDQVHLPIHSSIRDLAFASMRSSNDMLGFAERLHSSARLSTALHELQKKLTGLGLFTDSIVSARLDEMRKGHSMASWLDRVIEFLPTLEDAMRMLDRFSTLPDPLKEAMKAVLAQGLSFEFAEPALRSIALQLAISDRLKADPELSRIDTERIEAGFSELLARTQEKTERVRDRIMHLWQKRWRRRLLASTGGRLNNLGAALRQRLFVRGQKAMKLRQMIASGASTPDGDPLFDLCPVWMASPSTVAQIFPREPLFDVIVFDEASQCRLEEALPVLLRGKRVVIAGDPKQLPPTRFFEGALTESDDSDAETAEDLFVSRQSQAEDLLSSALNLNVQEAFLDVHYRSRNEGLIGFSNDAFYGSRLQPIPGHPKNKLMRTPIELIRVDGTYVDRTNPKEAEAVVDLVAALLNQDTPPSIGVACFNITQRDAILDALDKRASESADFAMRLQNARQRRGRDSFEGLFVKNLENVQGDERDHMIICTTFGLDKEGKFRRNFGALSRAGGERRLNVLVTRARDKVHVLTSIPRSEYVSTTPLAEGQSMTGRHHLYGYLRYAEYLAEVFKKWQDEVNALHDRIISDSEVQETKAPSRVAESLGSWFSEKHGIGNCVYWGNDGFCVDIALTHPGHPADVTIGVLTDFTRYRKTPDPIAWELFRSTVLLSQGWDLHRLWTPALFKDHGKHLADIRGRHQAVAMTAQVN, encoded by the coding sequence ATGATCCTCAAGACCATGCTGGACCGGCTTCACGCGAGCCTCACTTCAGGTCCTTCGCTAAACGCACGTCCGCACAATAGCCGCCAACGGATGGATGTGATGGAGCTTCAGCACCTCAAGAGTATTAACCCGGCGAAGCTGATCGCCACTCTGCTCAATGGAAAGGGAGTGACCGAGGTACCGGCCAAGGTGCCTGTGTTCGTGAAACCCGAAGTGCCCGAAGAGCAATGGAGTGATGAGCAGAAGAAGGCGAAAGCCCTGCACGACCGTCAAGCGCGCGTGCTTAACAAATTGCGCGAAATAGCTGAGGACGCGAACGACTACTACAATGATCACGGTGAGCAAGCGCTTTTCATCGGATTCCCGCTCGTGTCAATTCCATCACGTAGCGATCGCGGCGCCGCAACGAAAAGAGTCCTTGCTCCAGCATTGCTGTTGCCCATCAACATGCGTGTGCGACGGGGTGCAGGCGCAGGCGTTACGATCGAGCTTATTGGAGATGGTGCGGATCTGATCCAGCCAAACCCCGGACTGCTCGCTTGGATCGAACAACAGACAGGTAAGAACACGGACGACCTATTCGCTGATGATGCCGGTGAGGAACCATGGAGAGAGATCGCCGAGGTGCTGGCGCGGATCGAACAAGCTGCTGGCATCGACAAGCCAGCGCCATTTACTTCGGATAGTCTCCTGCAAGCTGCTCCAAAGACCGAAGACCTGCCTAACGAACCGGTCGTTCTGCCAAGTGCCGTTCTCGGCCTCTTTCCGCTGACGAATCCAGGGTTGTTGCGTGATACGAAATGGATGCTCGAAAAGGAGGTAGAGCTGATCGGACCGGTCAAGGCATTTCTCACCCCGGATGCATTAGCTGAACCCGAGGACATCATCTTGCCTGAAGTGGTTGAACATGAGAATACGATATCTGGGGTCCCCACACCAACAAAGGACTTCTCCAATGAGCTACTGGTGACCCATGCGGACCCATGTCAAGCAGAAGCCGTGCATCACGCGCGCATGAGCCAAGCATTGGTTGTTCACGGACCGCCCGGTACTGGAAAGAGCCAGACGATCGCGAACATTATCGGAGACCACTTGGCGCGGGAGCAGCGCGTACTCTTCGTTTGCGACAAGCGGACAGCGCTTGATGTGGTGAAGTACCGCTTAGATAGCATGGGGCTTGGAGGTCTGTGCGGGGTGGTACATGACCCGCAGCGCGACCGTAAGGACCTCTATCTGAAGATGCGAGAACAGCTTGAGCAGCTGGCCGAGGAGAAACCTCTACCGGACCCAGCGTCAACCCTCTCATTGATCAATGACCGATTGAATCTCCTGCACCGTGAGCTTCGTGGGTATTTCGACCGGCTGCACATAGAGGCTACTGACAGCCCCTCATTTCATCGACTTTGCGGCGACTGGCTTGAACTACACTTGAATGAAGTCGCAACCCTGCCGGTTGTTGCGGGACTAACGGCCGAATTGATCGAGAGGAACCGCACTGACATTGAAGAGATCACCAAACGAGCCATCAAAGCCCGCTGGCCCGAAAGTCCCTTGCGAGACTCGCTCCGCATGACCCTTTTGGAGTATCAGTCTATCGACGTCCGGCGCCTCAATGCCGACTTGGCCGATGCGATGAAGGCGGCCTTGATGATCGATGCTGAACACGGGCAGAATGAACTTCCCTTGCCGGAAGTCGAACCCTTCGATCGCATTGCCGAGGCGCGCAAATCATTGGCTGAAGCAATGACCAAGGCAACGGCCCAAGCACCGCTGGAGTTGGTTGGTCCGATACAGCAGTTGTCAGACCGGTCGGTATTGACGAAGGAGATCGAACTGCATCAAAAGGACCTTGGGCCTTTGGAGCGAGCACTTGATCGCGAGATCCACTTGCAGCTTGGCGGGCGTGCGCCTGAACTGACGGTGTGTAACCAACACCTGCTTCGGATTAAGGAATGGGAGGTGGTAAGCACAAGTTGGCGACGGTGGTTCGCGGGGAAGGTGAAACGTGCGGCCAAGGAAGCACTGGAACCTCTAGGGCTGGGCTTGCTCCAAGAAGATATCCAACGGGCCAAGGCTTACCTCGAAGGCTCACGTGTGCGCCATATTTGGACAGATTTGTATAGCCGGACGGCGGGGTCAACAGGATCAACCTCCCTTGACGATCAGACCTTGCTCCGCTTCGCAAAGGGTGCGCCTGGCCTGTGCGCGTTGATGGACCAAGTCCATCTCCCGATCCACAGCTCGATACGAGATCTTGCCTTTGCTTCGATGCGGTCAAGCAATGACATGCTCGGGTTTGCAGAACGGCTGCATTCGTCAGCACGCTTGAGCACCGCGCTCCATGAGCTACAGAAGAAGTTGACGGGGCTTGGACTTTTTACGGACAGTATCGTCTCGGCCCGGCTAGATGAAATGAGGAAAGGGCACTCAATGGCTTCCTGGTTGGACCGTGTCATTGAATTCTTGCCCACCTTGGAGGATGCCATGCGAATGCTTGATCGCTTTTCCACACTTCCTGACCCTTTGAAAGAGGCTATGAAAGCGGTCCTTGCTCAAGGGTTGTCCTTTGAGTTCGCAGAACCTGCGCTTCGCAGCATTGCACTTCAGCTAGCCATCAGCGACAGGCTGAAGGCTGACCCGGAGCTATCGCGGATTGATACGGAAAGAATTGAGGCTGGCTTCTCAGAATTACTTGCACGCACCCAAGAGAAGACAGAGCGTGTACGCGACCGAATCATGCACCTATGGCAGAAGCGCTGGCGGCGAAGACTGCTTGCTTCTACGGGAGGTCGGCTCAATAACCTTGGCGCGGCTCTGCGCCAGCGGCTCTTCGTCCGGGGCCAAAAGGCCATGAAGCTGCGCCAGATGATCGCAAGTGGAGCAAGCACTCCGGACGGCGATCCGCTGTTCGATCTGTGCCCAGTGTGGATGGCAAGTCCTTCCACTGTAGCTCAGATCTTTCCTCGAGAGCCTCTGTTCGATGTCATCGTCTTTGATGAAGCGAGTCAATGCAGACTTGAAGAGGCCCTCCCTGTCCTGCTAAGAGGTAAACGTGTGGTCATAGCCGGAGACCCCAAGCAACTGCCCCCAACACGCTTCTTTGAAGGAGCGCTAACGGAGAGCGACGACAGCGATGCGGAAACGGCTGAGGATCTATTCGTGAGCCGCCAGTCCCAAGCGGAAGACCTGCTTAGCTCTGCGTTGAACCTCAATGTGCAGGAAGCGTTCCTGGATGTCCACTACCGCTCTCGCAATGAAGGGCTGATCGGCTTCAGTAATGATGCATTCTATGGCAGTCGCTTGCAGCCTATCCCGGGGCATCCGAAGAACAAACTGATGAGGACTCCCATTGAGCTCATCCGTGTGGATGGAACGTATGTCGACCGGACCAACCCGAAAGAAGCGGAAGCCGTCGTTGACTTGGTGGCTGCACTTTTGAACCAAGACACCCCGCCCTCTATAGGTGTAGCATGTTTCAATATCACCCAGCGCGACGCCATCTTGGATGCACTGGACAAACGGGCTTCAGAGAGCGCGGACTTTGCCATGCGCTTGCAGAATGCGCGTCAACGGAGGGGCAGGGATTCCTTCGAGGGGCTCTTCGTGAAGAACCTGGAGAACGTCCAAGGTGATGAGCGCGACCACATGATCATCTGTACCACCTTCGGGTTGGACAAGGAGGGCAAGTTCCGCCGAAATTTCGGTGCGCTTTCTCGGGCCGGCGGCGAACGTCGCTTGAATGTGCTCGTGACAAGGGCTCGGGACAAGGTGCATGTGCTGACCTCTATCCCTCGCTCTGAGTACGTGAGCACAACACCCCTGGCCGAAGGCCAGAGCATGACCGGGCGTCATCATCTGTACGGCTATCTGCGATATGCAGAGTACTTGGCGGAGGTCTTCAAGAAATGGCAGGATGAGGTGAACGCGTTGCATGATCGGATTATTTCGGATAGTGAAGTGCAGGAGACAAAGGCCCCCTCACGGGTCGCCGAAAGCCTTGGCAGCTGGTTCAGCGAGAAGCACGGCATCGGCAACTGTGTCTACTGGGGGAATGATGGATTCTGTGTGGATATTGCGCTGACACATCCTGGACATCCAGCCGACGTGACCATTGGCGTGCTCACGGACTTTACACGCTATCGGAAGACTCCGGACCCGATCGCATGGGAGCTTTTCAGAAGCACCGTTCTGCTCTCCCAAGGTTGGGATCTACACAGGCTTTGGACGCCTGCGCTGTTCAAGGATCACGGGAAGCACTTGGCGGATATCCGAGGACGGCATCAGGCTGTTGCCATGACCGCTCAGGTGAACTGA